From Paralcaligenes sp. KSB-10:
CAGGCATGGAAAGAACAGCACGACGCCCAGTGCCAGCATGACCATTTGCGCACGCAAGCCCGCGCCGCGGCCATCGGAAACGAAGACTCGCCAGGCTTGGGTAAACCCGAATGAAGCATGGTAGAGCGTGACGCCCAGCAAGGCCCCCACGATCCACAGCGAGCTTTGGCGCCAGCCGACTTCCTGATTCAGGTAATTGGCGCCGATGGCAAGCAAAACTAACGATACGATTAGCGGCTTGTAGTTGATGCGCGACGACAGAGAGGGTGCAGCGGGATTCAACGCGGAGACTAACGTATTCATATAGGGGATCTGAAAGTGGGGCGAGGCGGATTCGCCATGAAAGCAGAGTCTAGCGGCAGGAGGCTTATTCTAAAACGAATATATGGATATTCTCTTATAGCTAATTATTATATAAAAATTTATAGCATAGTTAGTAGGTAATTTGCAGCCATGCCGCCAAGGCGATAAGAGTGACCAGCAAAACGGGTAACGTTAACACGATGCCTGTGCGAAAATAAGCGCCCCAGCCAATATTAATGCCGCGCCGAGCCAGTATATGCAGCCAAAGCAGCGTTGCCAGGCTGCCGATAGGGGTAATTTTTGGCCCCAGGTCGCTGCCTATGATGTTGGCGTAAATCATGGCGTGCTGCACCAGCTCGGGCGCGTGGGTGTCTTGTATCGACAGCATGCCCAGCAGTACACCGGGCAGATTATTGGTTACCGATGATAAAAAAGCGGCCATGAACCCGGTGCCCAGCGTGGCAATCCATAAGCCCGAGTCGGCGAAAAACTGGAACAAGGCTGAAAGCCACGCGGTGAGTCCGGCGTTGCGCAGGGCCAGCACGATCAAGTACATGCCCAGGGAGAAAAAAACGATATTCCATGGCGCCAGACGCAGCAGGCGGCGTGTGCCGACGATGTGGTTGCGGCCCGCCACGGCAAGCAGAACGCATGCCCCTGTTCCCGCGATGGCACTGGTGGGAATGTGGAAACGGCCCAGTGTGAAAAACCCTGCAAGAGTCAGAAGCAGGACTATCCAGCCGGCGTGAAAGGTTTGCCGGTCGCGGATTCCCGATGCGGGCGCAGGCAGGTTCCCGATAGCGTAGCGGTGCGGCACCAGTTTTTTGAAATACAGGCACAGCACGATCAGGCTGATGGCGATTGCCACCATGTTCACGGGCAGCATGACGGCCGCATAATCGCCAAAGCCTATCCTGAAGAAGTCGGCCGACAGGATATTCACCAGGTTCGAAATGCTGAGCGGCAGACTGGCCGTATCCGAGATGAAACCGGCGGCGATGACAAAGGCGAACAGAGGGGCGCCGGAAAGCCCGAGAGCCAGCAGAATCTCGATGACGATGGGAGTCAGTATCAGCGCGGCCCCATCGTTGGTCAGCAGACCTGAAATGCCCGCTCCAAATAGAGTTATCAAGATAAAAAGTGCGATTCCCCTGCCGCGGCCCCATCGAACGACGTGCAGGGCGAACCATTTGAAGAAACCGGCTTCGTCAAGAATGGAGTTGGTAATAATGATGGCGATCAGGGTGGCGGTGGCATTCCAGACAATCCGCCAGATTTCGGCTATATCGCTCAGGTGTATCAAACCCAGTACCAGGCAGGCTGCCGCTCCAAGCAGGGCGCTCCAGCCTATGCCTATTTGCCAGGGTTGCCTGATCACCAAGAACAGTGTGCCGACAAATATGGCCAGGGCTGCGGCGGCGGAGAGAATTGTCATGGAGGACTTGAGAATGCGGTTGGCGCGGCGGTGGATAAATGGTTGATAGTAGTAAAATCCCAGCTCTTCAGGAAGTGAGGACGACCTCACCGCTCCAATATTTAAACAGGGACGACCCTCTTGCTTAGAGAGCACAGTATGTCTTGGCTTATTCTCGTTGTCGCTGGCCTGTTTGAAATCGGTTGGGCCATTGGCCTTAAATATACCGAAGGTTTTACCCGCTTGTGGCCCTCTGTGGGTACCGTCGCCAGCATGGTGGTTAGCGTTGCCCTGTTGGGAGTTGCAATGAAAACTCTGCCGGTGGGCTCCGCCTACGCGGTTTGGGTGGGCGTGGGGGCTGTCGGAACTGTCATCCTGGGAATCATTCTGTTTGGCGATTCGGCCAGCCTGCCCAGATTGATCAGTGTGGGTTTGATTATTTTGGGCATAGTGGGGCTTAAAATCGCGGCGTAGCGGCCACGCCGCCTAGTACTGTCGAATGTCGCGCGGGGAGTCTTTCTTGATCGAGCAAATCACACTGGTTTTAGGCAATTGGGAAACGTACCAAGAGCCGGCCATGGAAGTCCGGTACGAGGTCTTCGTACAGGAGCAGCATGTGCCTGTCGAAGAAGAACGCGATCAGGAGGATGCCCATTGCGTGCATGCCGTGGCGTTCGGCCGGGACGGCAGGCCTGTCGGCACTGGGCGTTTGCTGCGCAACGCCCATATAGGCCGCATGGCGGTGCGTGCCACGCATCGCGGTCTGGGTGTGGGTTCCAGGCTATTGACAGCCTTGGTCGACGAGGCTCGCCGGCGGCAGTACCCCGAAGTGGTGCTGTCGGCCCAGGTTCATGCGCGTGCCTTTTACGAAGCGCACGGCTTCGTGGCCCAGGGCGAAACCTATATAGAGGCTGGCATTGAACACATCACCATGCGGCGGATATTGATTGCGGCCTGATGCGAAAGCGAAAGCCGCCGGGAAATGTGTTGCAGCGTGTTGCCGTATCCATCGGTTTTCGTTGAGGCGCATATGAATATGCTCTAAAATCTGGCGATGCTTGGCAGGGGGCGCAATGCTCTTTATCCATGCGGTTTCCAGACATTTTAGGACGATGCCGTCCCCAAAGATGGTGATTTTGGAGTTTCAGGAATTGGGCAGAAAAACACGGGGCAAAACGCCAAAAAGCTATACTGTCCCCAAGTCGTCCCCAAGGCTGTCCCCACGAGGCAACAAAAAACCCCGTAAATCAACGACTTACGGGGTGCTCTGTAATCATTTTTGGTGCCCAGGAGAGGACTCGAACCTCCACACCTTGCGGCACATGGACCTGAACCATGCGCGTCTACCAATTCCGCCACCTGGGCAAAACGTTTTGGCCTGAGCCAATTCGTTAAGAGGCGCAAGTATAACTTATTTTTTAATTAAACGGAAATTTATCTTTTGACCAAACGATCTAAAAACGAAGCTAATAAGAACGAGATCTCTAACGGTTTGTCTGAATTGCCTCCCGATTTTGACCCTGATGTCCCTAGCCGCGAAGTGATTCTGAAGCAATTGCGCGCGTCGGCACAGCCTGTAGCGCTGGATGCATTTGCCAAGTCTGTGGGCGCGTCGGTGCCTGTTTCCACTGGATTCGAGCGCCGCCTCAAAGCCATGGAGCGGGACGGGCAATTGTTCTTTACGCCTCAAGGCCAGGTGTCGATAAGCAGCAAGCCCGATTTTATTGCCGGGCGTGTGCAGGGCCACCGCGATGGCTTTGGCTTTTTGATGCGCGACGATGGCGGTCCCGACCTGTTTTTATCGCCGCGGGAAATGCTGAAAGTGCTGCATGGCGACCGGGTGCTGGCCAAGCCCGATGGCGAATACCGGGGCAAGCCCGAGGCGACCATTGTCGAAGTGGTCGAACGGCGCACCAACAAGCTGGTTGGCCGCTTCCTGAAAGAGCGGGGCGCACTTATCGTGGCTCCCGAGGATCAGCGCATCAAGCACGATATCCTGATCCCGGCTGCCGATACAGCGGGCGCCGAACATGGGCAGGTTGTGACGGTTCAAATCGTTCAGCAGCCTACGCGCCATACCCAGCCCTTGGGGCGTGTCGTCGAAGTGCTGGGTGAAATCGATGATCCAGGTATGGAAATTGAAATTGCGGTGCGCAAATTCGATGTTCCGCTGGATTTTTCCGAAGAATCCGTGAAGCAGGCGGCCAAGCTGCCGGGCACGGTAAAAGCGGGCGAACTAAAAGGCCGCATCGATTTGCGCGATGTGCCGTTCGTGACGATAGATGGCGAAGATGCGCGCGATTTTGACGATGCGGTATTTTGCATGCCCATCGATGTTGGCACGGAGAAGCGCAAAAAAACTGCGTGGCGTTTGCTGGTCGCAATTGCCGATGTGAGCCATTATGTGCGCGTGGGCGATGCGCTTGACGATGACGCGCTCGAACGCGGCACCAGTGTGTATTTTCCGCGCCGCGTGATTCCGATGCTGCCCGAGTCGCTGTCCAACGGAATTTGTTCGCTTAATCCCAAGGTCGATCGCCTGGTGATGGTGTGCGACATGGTGATCCACGCCAGTGGCGCCAAGGCCGGGACGGTCAGCGCTTATCAATTTTACGAAGCGGTTATCCATTCGCACGCCCGTACAACTTATACCGATGTCTGGGCCGCCTTGCAGCAGCCAACCGGGCCGGCTGCTCAAACCATGCTGAATGTCCTGCCGCATCTGCAGAATCTTTATGAGCTTTACCTGCTGTTCGCTCCCGCCAGAGTCAAGCGCGGCGCCATTGATTTCGACACGGTCGAGACCAAGATCCTGTGCAATCCCTTGGGCCGGATTGAAAAAATCGTCCCCTATACGCGCAATGATGCGCATCGCCTGATCGAAGAATGCATGCTGGCCGCGAACACGTGCGCGGCCGATTTCATGGTGCGCAACAAGCGCCAGGGTCTGTACCGGGTGCATGAAGGGCCCACTCCCGAAAAACTGAAAGCCTTGCGTGAATATTTACGCAACCTGGGCCTGACTCTTAACGGCGGCGATGATCCGAGCACGCACGATTACGCTCAACTGGTCCAGGCAGCCAGTAGCCGGCCCGATTTTGAAGTGTTGCAGACGATGTGCCTGCGATCCTTGCAGCAAGCCATATACAGCCCCGAGCAAATGGGGCATTTTGGCCTGGCGTATGAGCACTACACGCACTTTACATCGCCCATCCGTCGTTATCCCGATCTCTTGACGCATCGGGTCATCAAGTCGATTCTTGCGGGTAAACAGTATGTTCCGCAGATCGACGATGTGGCTGCCTCGGCGGCGCTGCCACGGGGTGAGCGCGAACACGCCATTTGGGAGAAGCTCGGCGTGTTGCTGTCCGCCCGGGAGCGTCGAGCTGACGATGCCTCGCGCGACGTGGAAGCATGGTTGAAATGCTGGTTCATGAAGGAGCATGTGGGCGAGGTCTTCAGCGGCCGGGTTACGGGTGTGGCCAGCTTTGGTGTTTTTATCACTCTCGAGACCCTGCACGTCGAGGGCATGGTGCATGTGTCCGAACTGGGTTCCGACTATTTTCAGTTCAACGAAGCCATGCATGAACTGCGTGGCGAGCGTACGGGTATTCGCTATCGGCTCACCGATGCGGTGCAGGTTCAGGTATCGCGTGTCGATCTCGAGGCGCGCCGCATCGAGTTCCGGTTGGTAAAGGGCACCGGCTTCAAGGAATTGAGCAAAGCCGTCGCTGCCCAGCCTGATCAGGCTGGGCAGCGACGTACAAAACGAGCCGCTCCCGCCAAGCCTGAAGCCTTGAAGGGGACCACCTCGCGTGAACGGCGGGCGGCGGCCAAGCGTAGCGAGAAAGCCGGCACCAGTTCCCGGAAACCAGGGCGGAACCGGCACTAAGGCATCAGGCCGCCTGCGGTCCGGCTTCGGCGGTCTGTTGTTTACAGCACTGCGATGCCGGGCCGGTTTTCTGCGTGGATATAAAATACGAAACGATAAGGTGGGTAGCGTTTGAGCCGCGATCGTCGGTGGCGTGCGTCCGGCGGCTTTACTCATCGGTAAAATAATCCAAGGATGGTTTTATGGCTTCTCATCAGGTGTTGGCGGGTTTTCATGCCGTGGTGGCGCGTATGCGGCGTGCTCCGGCTTCAATCAAAGAGCTGTATGTCGAGGCTTCGCGCCGCGACAAGCGCATGCAGACTTTCATCGAGCAGGTGCAGGCCGCCAGCATCCGTGTCCATCCCGTGTCGGCCGAACGGCTCGACGGCCTGGCCCGCGGCATCAGGCACCAGGGGGTCGTGGCATTGGCCGAAGCCGACAAGCTGGCGGTCGATGTGGACGAGGTTCTGGACTACCTTGAGGATAAAAATCAGCCCGCGCTGCTGCTCATTCTCGATGGCGTGACCGATCCTCACAATCTTGGCGCCTGTTTGCGGACGGCCGATGCCGCCGGCGTACACGCTGTGATCGCGCCGCGGGATCGCGCGGTGGGCCTGAACAGCACGGTCCAGCGCGTTGCGTGCGGCGCCGCGGAAACCGTACCCTATATTACCGTTACCAATCTGGCGCGGACCATGCGTCAGCTCAAGGAGCGCAATGTCTGGCTGGTGGGGACCGACGATCAGGCGCCCCAGGGCATGTACCAGGTCGATGCGCGCCAGCCCATGGCGTGGGTACTGGGAGCCGAAGGTGAAGGCATGCGCCGCCTGACCGGGGAAACCTGCGATCAGCTTGTGACCATTCCCATGCTGGGCGCGGTCGAAAGCCTGAATGTCAGCGTGGCCAGTGCGGTGTGCCTGTACGAGTCGGTGCGCCAACGCCAGTCTTAGCTTTGGCTATGTTTGATAAGGACGCCATACAAGGCGCGCCTGAGCGCCTCGGTGTTTTTTTAGTACGATCAACTCTTACTATGTGTAACTTTCATCATGCCTGATAAAAACGGTTTTACCACTACGATTCTTCATTCCGACCGGCGCTCTTCTGTGGAACACGGGGCGATACACAAGCCCATGCACCCGTCAACGGAATATGCGTTTTCCGACTCGCACGAGTTGGCCGCCGTGTTTCAGGGCAAAGCGGGGTTTACCTATGCCCGGCAAGGCACGCCGACCACCGCGGCACTCGAGGTCAAAGTGACCCAGATGGAAGGCGGGGTCAGTACCGTAAGCTTTGCCACGGGCATGGCTGCCCTGGCTGCAACGTTCCTGACTTTGTTGCGGGCCGGCGATCATCTGATTTCCAGCCAGTATATTTTTGGCAACACCAATAGCCTGCTGGGCACACTCAAGGGCATGGGTGTCGACGTTACTCTGGTCGACGCGACCGATATCGACAGCGTGAAACAGGCTTACCGGCCCGGCACCAAGATGGTCTTTACAGAGGCTATCGCCAATCCCGGCACGCAGGTGGCGGACCTGCGTGCAATAGGGGACTGGTGCAGGGAAAAGAACCTGATTTATGTGTTGGACAATACCCTGGCCACACCCTGGCTTTGTCAGGGTGTGGCCCTGGGGGCCAGCCTCGTCATTAATTCATTGTCCAAGCACATAGGCGGGCATGGCAACGCGCTGGGAGGGGCGGTGACCGACACGGGCCTGTACGATTGGTCCGACTACGCAAACATCGCCGAACCTTATCGCAAGGGCAAGCCGACCTCCTGGGGGCTGACTCAAATCAAGAAAAAGGGTTTGCGCGACATGGGCGGGACACTTTCCGCGGAGGCTGCGCACCGCATTGCAGCCGGAGCCGAAACGCTGGCCCTGCGCATGGAAAAATCCTGCGGCAATGCCCTGGCCCTGGCACGCTTTTTAAGCCAGCACCCCAAGGTGGCCAAGGTTCATTACCCCGGCTTGGCCAGCCATCCGCAGCATGAGCGGGCGGTCGACTTGTTTGGCCGGGGATTTGGAGCCTTGATGGGTATTGAACTGGTCGACGATCTCGATGTCTTCGATTTCCTCAACAAGCTTAAAGTGTTGATTCTGGCGACTCACCTGGGCGACAACCGTACTCTGGTGCTGCCGGTGGCCCATACTATTTATTATGAAATGGGGCCGCAGCAGCGAGCTGTGATGGGGATTTCCGATAACCTCTTGCGCGTGTCCGTTGGCATAGAAGACACCGAGGATCTGATCGGCGACTTTGTCCAGGCGCTTGCCTAGCAGCTCGGCCCGAGTCCCGCCCGCATAAAAGGCTCGTGGGCGCGGCTCGCGCTTTTTCCCGCAGCAGGCTTCTGCAAAAGGGCGTTACCATATTTTCGCGCATCGCGGATTGACGCATCGAAAAAATTTATAAAATTTAAAGATGTTGCTGCGCAAAAACAAAAAGCTAGTGGCTATGCGGGTTTTGAGGGGTGTTTCGCTTGACAGCCTTATTTTTAAAAGGCTTAATACGCATTAGTCAGCCAAGCGTGTCAACCATTGCAAATGATGCCGCTTGGCTGCAATGTATTTGATTGAACTGGGCAGTACGTGGCGCACTCGAGTGCAACGTGCTTTTCAATTGAGCGCCAGACGATACCCGTGAGTGGCGTCTGGTTTTAATAATTTTGAGGGGTAATCCTTAATGAATAAAACAGAGCTTATCGAACACATCTCCACCAAAGCCGATTTGTCCAAAGCTGACGCCGGCCGTGCCCTCGATGCATTTATTGGCGCCGTTAAATCTACGCTCAAAAAGAAAGGCGGTACGGTTACTCTGGTTGGGTTTGGAACGTTTGCCGTGTCCGAGCGCGCTGCTCGCACAGGCCGTAATCCTCGCACCGGCGAAGCCATTAAAATCAAGAAAGCCAAAGTGCCTAAATTCCGTCCAGGCAAAGCTCTTAAAGACGCAGTCAACTAATAGGTTCCACTTGTATTTGCCTGCTCAAATACAAGTGGGCTATAATGCCCAACGCGTTTTGCATGAAGTGAAGTGGCCCCAAGTTAAAGGGGTGCTTAGCTCAGTTGGTAGAGCGGCGCCCTTACAAGGCGTAGGTCACAGGTTCGAACCCTGTAGCACCCACCACATTTCCATGCAGAAAATCAACCGCTTACGGATTATTCCTTAAGCGGTTTTTTTATAAGTACCGATAACAACTACAGACAACACAACATTATTGAGGAGGCAGTCATGGGTTGGCGTAAGAGCAACGAAATTACCAGGGAAGCATTCGTCACTGAAATACTGTTGGCCCGGCATCCGGGCTGGAAGCTGGTTACGCATGAGATCAGGGCAAACCATCTCTGGACGGTGCGGCGGCGTGATGCAGACGGGCAGCGGATGATTTGCCTTGATGTGTTGAACACGATCGATGGGCAACTGGCGCACAATTCCATGAATGAAATGGCGCACCTGCATTATTACGATTGCCCATCTGCGCTGATCGATGCCGCCGGAGCGCCCATCAACTCTGTCGCGAAACTCTGGCGCGAAGCGGTTCGCCAAAAAGGCAGATCTGAAGAATGGTTGGGACGTACCGCAAACGACATTCTCGTACGTAAGGGTCGGTACTACGCGCTTTGGGTGGCGCATTTGTGGCACAGAAGCTGGAATGCGGTCATGGCCCCCTCAGCAAAAGCACTCAATACCGACTATTGACGCCATCAGCCTGTTTTTTGCGCAAGAGCATCGATGACGAGTGCCCGAAAAAATGGGCACGCCATCGATGCTCTTCGAGCTGCCTTGCCGGCCGGCAAGCGGGCGCTTAGGGGCGCTTGCCGAATTCTGCCTTGTCCGCTGTCCAGGCCAGGGCTTGTTTGCTCAGGCTGAAGCCAAGCCCAGGTCGATTGGGCACCATCATGCGGCCGTTGCGCAGCTCAAGACGTTCGTTGAACATGGGCTCGAGCCACTCGAAATGTTCCAGCCAGGGCTCTTGCGGGTACGCCGCCGCCAGATGCAAGTGGATTTCCATGGCAAAGTGGGGCGCCAGCTTCAAGCCCTTGAAATCGGCCAGGCTCATGATTTGCAGGAAGGGCGTGATACCGCCAACACGCGGTGCATCGGGCTGAACGAAATCCGAGGCGTGAGCCGTAATCAGTTGCGCGTGCTCGCTAAAGCTGGTCAGCATCTCGCCCGTTGCGATCGGCGTGTCGAGCGAGGCTGTCAGGGCGGCGTGGCCTTCCACGTCGTAAGCATCCAGAGGCTCTTCGATCCAGGTCAGGTTGAATTGTTCCAGCACGCGGCCAAAACGCTGGGCGGTGGCACGATCCCACTGCTGGTTGGCGTCGACCATGAGCGGAAAAGCATCGCCAAGGCGCTTGCGTACTGCGGTCACGCGCTTGAGGTCGGTGGCGGTATCGGGTTGGCCCACCTTGATCTTGATGCCGCCAATGCCATTGTCCAGCGATTTGTCGATGTTCTTCAGCACCTGGTTCAAGGGCATCGAGAGGTAGCCGCCCGAGGTGTTGTAACAGCGTACGGAATCGCGGTGTGCTCCCAGCAGCTTGGCAAGCGGCAGTTTGGCGCGCTTGGCTTTGAGATCCCAGAGGGCGATGTCGAAGGGTGCAATCGCTTGCGTGGTCAGCCCGCTGCGGCCCATCGATGCGCCTGCCCAGACCAGTTTGGTCCAGATCCGTGCGATATCGTTGGCGTCTTCGCCAAGCAGTTCCGGAGCGATTTCCTTGGCGTGAGCGTACATGCCGGGTCCGCCGGCGCGTTTCGAGTAGCCGAAGCCTATGCCTTCGTGGCCATTTTCGGTCCGTATCTCGGCGAAGACAAAGGCAATTTCCGTTAGCGGTTTCTGGCGGCCCGTAAGTACCTTGGCATCACTGATGGGGGCCGCCAGCGGTAAAAATACCAGCGATACCTTGACCCAGACAATGCGGTCGGAGAGGGAGCCGGCGGGCGAAAGTACGGCCGGTTTGTTTTTTTTGGAACTCATGATGTGTCCTCAGGCGGGAAAACCTGTGTTAGTGAATAAGCAGAAGGGAAGTCGTGGCCCTATTGTTCTGCCAACCCTTGGGACAATACAAGAGTATGGATATGTGCTTTACCGGTTTTTCTCAAACAGTGGGACGAAATGGCAGGTCCATGCGCACAAACACGCCAGTGGCGGTCTGGGCAGCAAAAGTACGCCGTCAAATTTCTGATGCAAGCATGCCCGGAATAATCAATAACCCCAGCCTTTGTGCAAAGTCGATTTGCCTTTGCGTGACACGGTCTTCGCGCGACAGAAAGTTCAAGGTGCCCAGGCAGTTGCCTTCGCAGACCAAGGGGACATTGATTACCGAGCGCAGGCCCAGGGATGCAATCAGCTCATGATCTTCAAACGAGTTTTTGATGGCCGCCAATCCCTGGCCAACGAACAAAAGCTTGTTCAGCAGCACGTGGCGGCCCCAATTCGTGCCGGACTTGGACTTGGTGCCGCCTATCGGATATTTTTCCATATTTGAACTGTAGAGCCGGGTGAGCTCCATTTTTTCGGCATTGAACCGATTGACAGTGCAATGCGAGTGTTCAAGCACGTGGAAAGCACACGCGTCGGCCGCCGCAAACAGATCGCCCGGAGTGGCCCCAAAGGACAATGCCGCTATGTTGGTGTAGCCATCCTTGGGCAGGTCGAGGCGGTTCCCTGAGTCGGGTTTCGGTGAAATCATTCTACAGTGATCCCCAGTTCGCGAATCAGTTTTCCATATTTATCTGCATCGTGCGCAAGAGTCTGGGCGAACTGTTGCGGGCTTGAATGAACCAGTACGACGCCGATGTTATTCATGGCCTTGACGACTGAGGGTTGTTCCAGAATCTGATTGGTTGTTTTGTTTAGGCGGGCGACCAATGCCGGGTCCATGCCTTTGGGGCCGAAGAATCCGTACCAGACTGCGAGCTCATAGCCAGGCACGGTTTCGCCCACTGTCGGGACGTCGGGAAACAGCGTAGAGCGTTTCCCCTCTGTAACCGCCAGCAGTTTCAATTTTCCGGCTTTGACGTAAGGCAGTGTTTGGGTGGCCGCACTGAACAGCACTTGCGTTCGGTTGGCGACCGTGTCGAGCACGGCCGGGGCGCCGCCCCGGTAAGGAATGTGGGTCATTTTTATGCCGGTACCCTTGTCGAACAGGGCTGCGCTCA
This genomic window contains:
- a CDS encoding GAF domain-containing protein encodes the protein MISPKPDSGNRLDLPKDGYTNIAALSFGATPGDLFAAADACAFHVLEHSHCTVNRFNAEKMELTRLYSSNMEKYPIGGTKSKSGTNWGRHVLLNKLLFVGQGLAAIKNSFEDHELIASLGLRSVINVPLVCEGNCLGTLNFLSREDRVTQRQIDFAQRLGLLIIPGMLASEI
- a CDS encoding arsenic transporter, whose amino-acid sequence is MTILSAAAALAIFVGTLFLVIRQPWQIGIGWSALLGAAACLVLGLIHLSDIAEIWRIVWNATATLIAIIITNSILDEAGFFKWFALHVVRWGRGRGIALFILITLFGAGISGLLTNDGAALILTPIVIEILLALGLSGAPLFAFVIAAGFISDTASLPLSISNLVNILSADFFRIGFGDYAAVMLPVNMVAIAISLIVLCLYFKKLVPHRYAIGNLPAPASGIRDRQTFHAGWIVLLLTLAGFFTLGRFHIPTSAIAGTGACVLLAVAGRNHIVGTRRLLRLAPWNIVFFSLGMYLIVLALRNAGLTAWLSALFQFFADSGLWIATLGTGFMAAFLSSVTNNLPGVLLGMLSIQDTHAPELVQHAMIYANIIGSDLGPKITPIGSLATLLWLHILARRGINIGWGAYFRTGIVLTLPVLLVTLIALAAWLQITY
- a CDS encoding GNAT family N-acetyltransferase, giving the protein MIEQITLVLGNWETYQEPAMEVRYEVFVQEQHVPVEEERDQEDAHCVHAVAFGRDGRPVGTGRLLRNAHIGRMAVRATHRGLGVGSRLLTALVDEARRRQYPEVVLSAQVHARAFYEAHGFVAQGETYIEAGIEHITMRRILIAA
- a CDS encoding HU family DNA-binding protein, translating into MNKTELIEHISTKADLSKADAGRALDAFIGAVKSTLKKKGGTVTLVGFGTFAVSERAARTGRNPRTGEAIKIKKAKVPKFRPGKALKDAVN
- the sugE gene encoding quaternary ammonium compound efflux SMR transporter SugE, encoding MSWLILVVAGLFEIGWAIGLKYTEGFTRLWPSVGTVASMVVSVALLGVAMKTLPVGSAYAVWVGVGAVGTVILGIILFGDSASLPRLISVGLIILGIVGLKIAA
- a CDS encoding mandelate racemase/muconate lactonizing enzyme family protein, with product MSSKKNKPAVLSPAGSLSDRIVWVKVSLVFLPLAAPISDAKVLTGRQKPLTEIAFVFAEIRTENGHEGIGFGYSKRAGGPGMYAHAKEIAPELLGEDANDIARIWTKLVWAGASMGRSGLTTQAIAPFDIALWDLKAKRAKLPLAKLLGAHRDSVRCYNTSGGYLSMPLNQVLKNIDKSLDNGIGGIKIKVGQPDTATDLKRVTAVRKRLGDAFPLMVDANQQWDRATAQRFGRVLEQFNLTWIEEPLDAYDVEGHAALTASLDTPIATGEMLTSFSEHAQLITAHASDFVQPDAPRVGGITPFLQIMSLADFKGLKLAPHFAMEIHLHLAAAYPQEPWLEHFEWLEPMFNERLELRNGRMMVPNRPGLGFSLSKQALAWTADKAEFGKRP
- the rnr gene encoding ribonuclease R, which encodes MTKRSKNEANKNEISNGLSELPPDFDPDVPSREVILKQLRASAQPVALDAFAKSVGASVPVSTGFERRLKAMERDGQLFFTPQGQVSISSKPDFIAGRVQGHRDGFGFLMRDDGGPDLFLSPREMLKVLHGDRVLAKPDGEYRGKPEATIVEVVERRTNKLVGRFLKERGALIVAPEDQRIKHDILIPAADTAGAEHGQVVTVQIVQQPTRHTQPLGRVVEVLGEIDDPGMEIEIAVRKFDVPLDFSEESVKQAAKLPGTVKAGELKGRIDLRDVPFVTIDGEDARDFDDAVFCMPIDVGTEKRKKTAWRLLVAIADVSHYVRVGDALDDDALERGTSVYFPRRVIPMLPESLSNGICSLNPKVDRLVMVCDMVIHASGAKAGTVSAYQFYEAVIHSHARTTYTDVWAALQQPTGPAAQTMLNVLPHLQNLYELYLLFAPARVKRGAIDFDTVETKILCNPLGRIEKIVPYTRNDAHRLIEECMLAANTCAADFMVRNKRQGLYRVHEGPTPEKLKALREYLRNLGLTLNGGDDPSTHDYAQLVQAASSRPDFEVLQTMCLRSLQQAIYSPEQMGHFGLAYEHYTHFTSPIRRYPDLLTHRVIKSILAGKQYVPQIDDVAASAALPRGEREHAIWEKLGVLLSARERRADDASRDVEAWLKCWFMKEHVGEVFSGRVTGVASFGVFITLETLHVEGMVHVSELGSDYFQFNEAMHELRGERTGIRYRLTDAVQVQVSRVDLEARRIEFRLVKGTGFKELSKAVAAQPDQAGQRRTKRAAPAKPEALKGTTSRERRAAAKRSEKAGTSSRKPGRNRH
- a CDS encoding cystathionine gamma-synthase family protein; the encoded protein is MPDKNGFTTTILHSDRRSSVEHGAIHKPMHPSTEYAFSDSHELAAVFQGKAGFTYARQGTPTTAALEVKVTQMEGGVSTVSFATGMAALAATFLTLLRAGDHLISSQYIFGNTNSLLGTLKGMGVDVTLVDATDIDSVKQAYRPGTKMVFTEAIANPGTQVADLRAIGDWCREKNLIYVLDNTLATPWLCQGVALGASLVINSLSKHIGGHGNALGGAVTDTGLYDWSDYANIAEPYRKGKPTSWGLTQIKKKGLRDMGGTLSAEAAHRIAAGAETLALRMEKSCGNALALARFLSQHPKVAKVHYPGLASHPQHERAVDLFGRGFGALMGIELVDDLDVFDFLNKLKVLILATHLGDNRTLVLPVAHTIYYEMGPQQRAVMGISDNLLRVSVGIEDTEDLIGDFVQALA
- the rlmB gene encoding 23S rRNA (guanosine(2251)-2'-O)-methyltransferase RlmB; this encodes MASHQVLAGFHAVVARMRRAPASIKELYVEASRRDKRMQTFIEQVQAASIRVHPVSAERLDGLARGIRHQGVVALAEADKLAVDVDEVLDYLEDKNQPALLLILDGVTDPHNLGACLRTADAAGVHAVIAPRDRAVGLNSTVQRVACGAAETVPYITVTNLARTMRQLKERNVWLVGTDDQAPQGMYQVDARQPMAWVLGAEGEGMRRLTGETCDQLVTIPMLGAVESLNVSVASAVCLYESVRQRQS